A single window of Granulicella mallensis MP5ACTX8 DNA harbors:
- a CDS encoding LysR family transcriptional regulator, translating to MDFDWLNTFLEVARQRSFSRAGEKLHVTQPSISAQIRALETHLGHRLLDRGGSKVTLTAAGRVFQPFAEQSLIQLKHIQLTLADLERMPRGTLTVSANDSTALYVLPLLISKFKKQYPRVALNIVRAERSKTLALVLDREVEFGIVSLPVKDPRLHVEVVHEDKLVLVVPAGHPLTTLESVTLSHAAQYGFLVPKEGRRREMIDHLFVQNKTARRIAMELDSSELLKRLIIGGLGISFLPRINVVDELNRGLLQAIDIEGVNIPRDLALISRNDLPLTRAGNAFFTLATGTVRSSPTSEVGDFELEGDD from the coding sequence ATGGATTTTGACTGGTTAAATACTTTTCTTGAGGTGGCACGCCAGAGGAGCTTTTCGCGTGCCGGAGAGAAGCTGCACGTTACACAGCCTTCCATCTCTGCCCAGATCAGAGCTCTCGAAACACACCTCGGGCATCGACTGTTGGACCGTGGCGGCAGTAAAGTGACACTGACCGCAGCCGGCAGGGTCTTTCAACCCTTCGCGGAACAGTCCCTCATTCAACTGAAGCACATCCAACTCACGTTGGCTGACCTGGAGCGTATGCCGCGCGGCACGTTGACAGTCAGCGCAAACGATTCCACAGCGCTCTACGTCCTGCCTCTTCTGATCTCCAAGTTCAAAAAGCAATACCCTCGCGTCGCCCTCAACATCGTTCGTGCCGAGCGGTCCAAGACCCTGGCGCTGGTTCTGGATCGCGAGGTGGAATTCGGCATTGTCTCCCTGCCTGTGAAAGACCCGCGCCTCCACGTCGAGGTGGTTCACGAAGACAAGCTGGTGCTTGTGGTGCCTGCGGGGCATCCCCTGACCACTCTGGAATCCGTCACGCTGTCGCATGCCGCACAGTACGGATTTCTTGTTCCCAAAGAAGGCCGCCGGCGCGAGATGATCGACCATCTGTTCGTCCAGAACAAGACAGCCCGGCGCATTGCCATGGAGCTCGACTCCAGCGAGTTGCTGAAACGCCTGATTATTGGGGGCCTGGGGATCAGCTTCCTGCCACGCATCAACGTCGTCGACGAACTCAACCGAGGACTTTTACAAGCCATCGATATAGAGGGGGTCAACATTCCACGGGACCTCGCCCTCATCTCGCGCAACGACCTGCCGCTGACGCGTGCCGGAAATGCTTTCTTTACCCTTGCCACAGGCACCGTCCGCTCCTCACCCACCTCTGAGGTGGGCGATTTCGAGCTGGAAGGCGACGATTGA
- a CDS encoding biotin transporter BioY: protein MQNVTAAPSFSLPSNELLAGKILRVALGTLVLTASSWISIPLSPIPITMQTYAVIVIGSLFGARMGAITVLAWLAEAAIGFPVLAQGAAGLPVFFGPSAGYLASFPVIAAFAGWFSDRKFDSGPIRSLFTMLAANAINLGLGVMWLAALLGWHRAVIVGFMPFWIGGIVKAVLATTTVLLIRGGRARRATDAR, encoded by the coding sequence ATGCAAAACGTGACGGCTGCCCCTTCCTTTTCTCTGCCCAGCAACGAACTTCTTGCCGGAAAGATTCTCCGAGTCGCCCTCGGCACGCTTGTACTTACGGCCTCCTCCTGGATCTCGATTCCCCTGTCTCCCATCCCCATTACCATGCAGACGTATGCGGTAATCGTGATCGGCTCGTTGTTTGGGGCTCGCATGGGGGCTATTACGGTACTGGCATGGCTGGCCGAGGCCGCGATCGGGTTCCCGGTTCTTGCCCAGGGAGCTGCTGGCCTGCCTGTATTCTTTGGGCCGTCCGCTGGATATCTTGCCAGCTTTCCTGTGATTGCCGCCTTTGCCGGCTGGTTTTCCGATCGCAAGTTCGACAGCGGACCGATCCGTTCGCTATTCACGATGCTTGCAGCCAATGCCATCAATCTTGGTCTTGGGGTGATGTGGTTGGCCGCCCTCCTCGGGTGGCATCGTGCCGTCATCGTCGGCTTCATGCCCTTTTGGATTGGCGGGATCGTCAAGGCCGTTCTGGCGACCACCACGGTACTCCTGATCCGCGGAGGCCGCGCTCGGCGCGCAACCGACGCGCGATGA
- a CDS encoding PSD1 and planctomycete cytochrome C domain-containing protein, with product MNTHLKRVRPVYAGLFVTTLLLGGLIASNRITPVTAARISPQTSTPPPQTPTPEQTAFFDQNIQPILTNHCYDCHSTQTRSAGGLLVDDRDALLKGGKSGPAIIPGKPDDSLLLQRVLSTDTKTRMPKGEDEPLSAKEIADLKAWIQQGALWSAGKNAGSSSATTGQQAVHAGVIPYPRPATAEQLAYFEKNVRPILVNRCYNCHSDAFKEAGGLRVDVGISIFAGGSDGPVIIPGHPEKSLLIARVKSADAKKRMPQETDEALPPEEVAILETWIKNGAAWPDETEKLPQTPARLAAAYPKLRSHYWSWQPLTNPAIPAVADNSWSSTNIDHFILAKLEEKKLAPVKEADPVTLIRRLSYDLTGLPPTPAEVKTFQKNHSAQDYTSLVDRLLASQQFGERWGRHWLDVARYAESSGPSRNMPYPNAWRYRDYVIDSVNRDVPYNRFLQEQLAGDLLPAATPAEHDRLLIATGYLALGPKDVNQRFKARFKMDNVDDQIDTVTRSTMALTVSCARCHDHKFDPIPATDYYALAGIFTSTVDAAGLGSKMGGSSLAYYEPKQLGYLSTASQAPAIPQTQIDKLKAETDAAKKEFDALQVIQKKEEAAKKINPIQPPLSAAEKQRRLAITQNFIQHREDLQLINDLGERGYGVHSVHDGVIADTTVRIRGVEERHGPAVPRGFLTLVSLPNTQQIPANHSGRLELAQWITRPDNPLTSRVYVNRVWQHLFGTGIVSSLDNFGTTGDQPSNPELLDYLAQDFIRNGWSTKKLVREIVLTRAYRLGSDIPPGYRDIDPADHFVWRHAPRRLEAEEIRDSILASSGQLNLDHPKGSPSMALRMIEMRDDGPVVHSILSAADRSHYRSVYLPLLRDEIPRPLAAFDPVTQTLVTGQRDSTTVPSQALFMLNSPFVRQQSAKLADSLLANRSQSDTERIRQTYERVVGHAPTPQDTARVKAFLARYADTWSKSHPAATTPGAAHLALVGSQDSSITAGIVRSDGLAQDDAVENANEKQDDSPVSPADTAKQAAWAAFVQSLYGSAAFQFVR from the coding sequence ATGAACACACATTTAAAGAGAGTCAGGCCCGTATACGCAGGCCTCTTTGTCACTACGCTCCTGCTAGGTGGTCTTATCGCTTCTAACCGGATCACACCGGTTACGGCCGCACGTATCTCTCCGCAAACATCTACGCCCCCTCCCCAGACGCCTACGCCGGAGCAAACGGCATTCTTTGACCAGAATATTCAGCCGATTCTTACCAATCATTGCTATGACTGCCACTCTACGCAGACTCGGTCTGCCGGCGGTCTGCTGGTAGATGATCGCGACGCTTTGCTGAAGGGTGGGAAGTCAGGCCCCGCGATTATTCCTGGCAAGCCGGACGATAGTCTTCTCTTGCAGCGTGTTCTGTCTACTGACACCAAGACACGCATGCCCAAAGGCGAAGACGAACCGCTCTCCGCAAAAGAGATTGCCGACCTGAAGGCCTGGATCCAACAAGGTGCCCTATGGTCTGCCGGTAAGAACGCAGGCTCCTCCAGTGCCACCACAGGCCAGCAGGCTGTCCATGCTGGAGTCATTCCGTATCCAAGGCCAGCGACGGCCGAGCAGTTAGCTTACTTCGAGAAGAACGTTCGTCCTATTCTGGTCAATCGTTGCTATAACTGCCACTCGGATGCGTTCAAAGAAGCCGGCGGGTTGCGTGTCGATGTAGGCATCAGTATCTTCGCAGGCGGCAGTGACGGCCCAGTCATTATTCCCGGGCACCCGGAGAAGAGTCTTCTCATCGCGCGAGTTAAATCGGCCGATGCGAAGAAGCGCATGCCCCAGGAGACCGATGAAGCACTTCCTCCGGAGGAAGTTGCCATTCTGGAGACCTGGATCAAAAACGGCGCCGCATGGCCGGACGAGACCGAGAAGCTTCCGCAGACGCCTGCCCGGCTTGCAGCGGCCTATCCAAAGCTACGGTCTCATTACTGGTCCTGGCAGCCCCTCACCAATCCGGCAATTCCAGCGGTGGCTGATAACTCGTGGTCATCGACTAATATCGACCATTTCATTCTGGCTAAGCTTGAAGAGAAGAAACTAGCTCCGGTCAAAGAGGCTGATCCAGTTACCCTGATTCGCCGCCTGAGCTACGACCTTACCGGCCTTCCTCCTACACCAGCAGAGGTGAAGACCTTCCAGAAGAATCACTCTGCGCAGGATTACACCAGCCTCGTGGATCGTCTCCTGGCCTCACAGCAGTTTGGAGAACGCTGGGGCCGCCACTGGCTGGATGTAGCGCGTTATGCGGAGTCCTCCGGCCCTTCGCGCAACATGCCCTACCCCAATGCGTGGCGCTATCGCGATTACGTCATTGACTCCGTCAATCGAGATGTTCCCTACAACCGCTTCCTTCAGGAGCAGTTAGCCGGAGATCTGCTTCCCGCTGCAACACCAGCCGAACACGACCGCTTACTCATAGCTACCGGATATCTTGCCCTGGGCCCCAAGGACGTCAACCAACGCTTCAAGGCCCGCTTCAAGATGGACAACGTTGACGATCAGATCGACACCGTCACCCGTTCCACCATGGCCCTCACCGTATCCTGCGCCCGGTGCCATGACCATAAGTTCGATCCCATTCCAGCCACCGACTACTATGCATTGGCCGGCATATTCACCAGCACGGTAGACGCCGCAGGCCTGGGCAGCAAGATGGGCGGCAGCAGCCTGGCCTACTACGAGCCCAAACAGCTTGGCTACCTCAGTACGGCCTCGCAAGCTCCCGCTATCCCACAAACACAGATCGACAAATTAAAAGCTGAAACAGACGCAGCAAAAAAAGAATTCGACGCCTTACAGGTCATCCAGAAAAAAGAGGAGGCAGCAAAGAAGATAAACCCCATCCAGCCACCGCTGTCCGCAGCCGAGAAACAGCGGCGTCTGGCAATTACCCAAAACTTTATTCAACATAGAGAAGATCTTCAACTCATCAACGATCTGGGAGAACGTGGTTACGGTGTACACAGTGTGCATGATGGAGTCATAGCCGATACCACCGTCCGTATTCGCGGAGTAGAAGAACGTCATGGGCCAGCCGTACCCAGAGGATTCCTGACGCTGGTTAGCCTGCCGAATACACAACAGATTCCAGCAAATCACAGCGGGCGTCTGGAACTGGCGCAATGGATCACTCGTCCCGATAACCCACTGACGTCGAGAGTGTATGTAAACCGGGTCTGGCAGCATTTATTTGGGACAGGCATTGTAAGTAGTCTGGATAACTTCGGCACCACGGGAGATCAACCCTCAAACCCGGAGTTACTCGACTACCTCGCACAGGATTTCATCCGGAATGGATGGTCGACTAAGAAACTTGTCCGGGAGATTGTTCTTACTCGTGCTTACCGGCTAGGTTCAGATATTCCACCTGGATACCGTGACATCGATCCCGCGGATCATTTCGTCTGGCGGCACGCCCCGCGCCGCCTGGAAGCTGAGGAGATTCGCGACAGCATCCTGGCATCGTCCGGCCAGCTCAATCTAGATCACCCTAAGGGCTCGCCTTCCATGGCGCTGCGGATGATTGAGATGCGCGACGATGGTCCGGTCGTTCACTCGATTCTGTCTGCCGCGGATCGCAGCCACTATAGAAGTGTTTACCTGCCACTTCTTCGAGATGAGATTCCTCGTCCACTGGCAGCCTTCGATCCAGTGACGCAGACGCTCGTAACGGGACAGCGTGACTCAACGACCGTCCCTTCACAGGCCCTGTTCATGCTCAACTCACCGTTCGTTCGCCAGCAGTCCGCAAAACTTGCCGATAGCCTGCTAGCTAATCGGTCTCAAAGCGATACAGAACGGATTCGACAGACCTATGAACGAGTCGTTGGGCACGCTCCTACCCCGCAAGACACCGCAAGAGTGAAAGCCTTCCTTGCGCGTTACGCGGACACCTGGAGCAAATCGCATCCTGCGGCTACCACCCCAGGCGCAGCACACCTCGCACTCGTCGGAAGCCAGGATTCTTCCATCACAGCGGGCATTGTTCGCTCAGATGGCCTGGCACAAGATGATGCGGTTGAGAACGCCAACGAGAAACAGGATGATTCGCCTGTCTCGCCAGCAGATACTGCGAAACAAGCAGCCTGGGCAGCCTTTGTGCAATCGCTGTACGGCTCCGCGGCCTTTCAGTTTGTCAGATAA
- a CDS encoding DUF1501 domain-containing protein, with protein MPEYKPLITTRRNVLRAAGAGFGHLALAGLLGSLANKASAAELNALNPLAPKRPPLPVKAKRIIFLFQEGAMSSVDTFEYKPELEKRDGKSGPGGGTITASKFKFKQYGSSGAWFSELMPNIARHADDLCFLRGLYTDTPAHPQAVVQLHTGSANASLTRPSMGSWLLYGLGTENQDLPGYVTINPPVAFGGASNYGSAFLPAYYQGTAISDAGGMPNIAATTSRALEREQIDLIQDLNHEVASYAGAPEAVDGVIKSYELGFRMQDSVPALLDISKEPQHVLDAYGVKPGLEGSFARQCLMARRLSEAGVRFVEIRQPGWDHHTNLHNGLIEQSRRIDQPTAALLEDLKQRGLLEDTLVLFGSEFGRLPTSQGADGRDHNITGYAMFLTGAGVKKGFSYGGTDEIGMTAVDGRMHINDLHATLLALMGIDHEQLTYRYAGRDFRLTNVAGVVQRQVFA; from the coding sequence ATGCCGGAATATAAACCTCTCATCACAACTCGTCGTAATGTTCTGCGTGCTGCCGGCGCAGGCTTCGGCCATCTCGCATTGGCTGGCCTTCTGGGCTCCCTTGCGAATAAGGCCTCTGCCGCTGAACTAAACGCTCTGAACCCACTGGCGCCAAAGCGGCCGCCCCTTCCAGTCAAAGCCAAGCGCATTATCTTCCTCTTTCAAGAAGGTGCCATGTCGAGTGTAGACACCTTTGAGTACAAGCCGGAGCTTGAAAAGCGAGATGGAAAATCCGGGCCTGGCGGTGGAACGATCACTGCTTCTAAATTCAAGTTCAAGCAATATGGAAGTTCGGGGGCATGGTTCTCAGAATTAATGCCGAATATTGCCAGGCACGCCGATGACCTATGCTTTCTGCGCGGTCTCTACACCGATACGCCTGCTCACCCGCAGGCTGTCGTGCAGCTACATACGGGGAGTGCCAACGCATCACTAACTCGCCCCAGTATGGGTTCGTGGCTACTCTATGGGCTTGGCACGGAAAATCAGGATCTTCCCGGCTATGTCACGATCAATCCCCCCGTCGCCTTTGGCGGAGCATCGAACTATGGCAGCGCCTTTCTTCCCGCCTACTATCAAGGAACAGCGATAAGTGATGCAGGCGGCATGCCGAATATCGCAGCGACCACGTCCAGAGCTCTCGAACGCGAGCAGATCGATCTCATCCAGGACCTCAATCACGAAGTAGCTTCCTATGCGGGTGCGCCGGAAGCCGTGGACGGAGTGATCAAGTCCTACGAGTTAGGCTTTCGCATGCAGGATAGTGTGCCGGCACTATTGGATATCTCCAAGGAGCCGCAGCATGTACTCGATGCCTATGGCGTCAAGCCGGGTCTAGAAGGCTCCTTCGCCCGCCAGTGCCTGATGGCCCGCAGGCTCAGCGAAGCCGGTGTTCGCTTTGTTGAGATTCGCCAGCCGGGCTGGGATCATCACACCAACCTGCACAACGGCCTCATCGAACAGAGCCGCAGAATCGATCAGCCTACCGCTGCCCTGCTGGAAGATCTGAAGCAGCGCGGCCTACTCGAAGATACACTGGTACTCTTCGGTTCGGAGTTCGGACGGCTACCCACCTCGCAGGGAGCCGATGGACGGGACCACAACATCACTGGCTACGCGATGTTCCTTACCGGTGCTGGAGTCAAGAAAGGCTTTAGCTACGGCGGCACCGATGAGATCGGCATGACAGCCGTTGATGGTCGTATGCACATCAATGATCTGCACGCCACACTGCTGGCACTGATGGGCATCGATCACGAGCAGCTTACTTACCGCTACGCCGGTCGCGACTTCCGTCTGACCAATGTAGCGGGTGTCGTTCAACGTCAGGTCTTCGCCTAA
- a CDS encoding carboxypeptidase-like regulatory domain-containing protein, with translation MQTRSIRYSTTLFLAFLFAVGAPWLLAQTNTTALSGTVTDATGAILPEVSVSLSNEATGSVQNTQTKSKGEFSFEQIPPGTYDVKVVAPGFAELDQKVELLVSTPVKLTFKMTVGTNEVVNVETSLAEVNTTDATLGKAFNSAQVQNLPYLANNVTYLLSLQPGVLALDSGSQTGGLNADPRTGIVNGARQDQSNISLDGVDNNDQVFGYAFNGALRSTRDSVEEFRVTTTNANADSGRSSGAQVSLVTRSGTNKFHGSAYEYYRDPGTTSNNWFIKQAQLSSGEPNIAAKVLEHTYGASLGLPILKDKLFFFGAYEGFKQASDVPVGETVPSIIGGGGLVTGNVTYEACPSSANCQNGTTHKTLTPADIAQLDGRALDSACNPASLCTAPSTDAAAIAYFKQFPIANSNGAGDGYNTGGYNFTSPAPVHQITNIARLDYTISSRQSLFVRGNLQSDNQATPLQFPGLPAAANIFGNSKGIAAGHTWSINDNMTNNFRYGFIRMGSATRGTGSLPNVKFGAFDNLNATTTTTIYDVVTNNIVDDFTYVKGRHTIQVGANFQILSNGEYFDAPLVATANVSPNLLATAAIANQGGSLDPAAFACADCGTVSAAFSNFYNNAVISNVGAIETATSGTEFEVKNGSLNPLGAGVIPTHTFRNLEQEYYVQDQWKATSRFTLTVGLRYVHLGVPYEKNGQQIAPTISADTFLADRTAAADAGTAYTTRIAFRASGSPNGQPNFWTPQNLNFAPRIAFAYATPDNKTSVRGGFALAYDHFGAGVIDSYQSNPQSLLSLSQTNLATYTDINSNPRFTGYHDVPTVPGATGSLTLPYTPADSPFTFDYSINDHQKTPYAETFNLTLEHQLPHSLDVTASYVGRLGRHLFANLDIAQPTNLYDPASGQSYFQAATAYDKMVDAGVGAANVPDTGYFHNIFPNFSYNGYKGAQAYYAVFANNRGNETNVLFQADTDPTASPGGQSFRYFFPQTSSIFVQSSIGTSNYNALQLSVRQALKYGLEYDVNYTYSKSMDEGSDPERNGTSGSPIINTFGRHQMYGVSDFDVRHNLTANYSIPLPFGKGTPFLNKGGLLDRLVGGFQLNGVVHYSTGFPFSALATGNWGTNFAFSSNMVETSPIPTGGHHYVASNQTETALNGITSQQAHANLRFAYVGDSGQRNNFRSDGYLSIDDGLSKSFHTFGEQRLRISAEIFNVINTNRFGIVQNDGTSSNFGVYQNQPAVSTGGPGSLLLQPRQMQFSGKYIF, from the coding sequence ATGCAGACTCGCTCTATTCGATATAGCACCACTCTTTTTCTTGCCTTTCTGTTTGCGGTCGGGGCCCCCTGGCTCTTAGCTCAGACGAACACGACGGCGCTATCTGGAACGGTGACGGATGCAACAGGTGCAATCCTTCCAGAAGTGAGTGTGAGTCTTTCGAATGAGGCGACTGGCAGTGTGCAGAATACGCAGACAAAGTCCAAAGGCGAATTTTCGTTTGAGCAGATACCTCCTGGGACTTACGACGTGAAGGTCGTCGCGCCAGGGTTCGCGGAACTGGATCAAAAGGTGGAACTACTCGTATCGACACCGGTCAAACTGACCTTCAAGATGACCGTAGGCACGAATGAAGTTGTGAATGTCGAAACCAGCCTGGCAGAGGTAAATACTACGGATGCTACGCTGGGGAAGGCTTTCAATAGTGCACAGGTGCAAAACCTGCCGTACCTTGCGAACAACGTTACCTACCTTCTCTCCTTGCAGCCGGGCGTTCTCGCATTGGACAGCGGTTCGCAGACCGGTGGATTGAATGCTGACCCGAGAACGGGCATTGTCAACGGCGCCCGCCAGGATCAGAGCAACATCTCGCTGGACGGTGTGGACAATAACGACCAGGTGTTCGGCTATGCCTTCAACGGTGCGTTGCGCTCCACGCGCGATTCGGTCGAAGAGTTTCGGGTAACGACGACGAATGCCAATGCGGATTCCGGGAGATCGTCGGGGGCACAAGTGTCGCTCGTTACACGGAGCGGAACCAATAAATTCCATGGCAGTGCTTACGAGTATTATCGTGATCCCGGTACTACTTCCAACAACTGGTTTATTAAGCAGGCGCAGCTGAGTTCGGGAGAACCCAACATTGCGGCCAAGGTTTTGGAGCATACCTATGGAGCTTCGCTGGGGCTCCCCATCCTGAAAGATAAGTTGTTTTTCTTTGGGGCGTATGAGGGATTCAAGCAGGCGAGCGATGTCCCAGTTGGCGAGACGGTGCCGTCAATTATTGGTGGCGGCGGTCTTGTTACCGGTAACGTAACGTATGAGGCCTGTCCCAGTTCGGCAAATTGCCAAAATGGAACTACCCATAAGACACTCACTCCGGCAGACATTGCGCAGTTGGATGGAAGGGCTCTCGATTCAGCCTGCAATCCCGCTTCACTCTGCACCGCTCCGAGCACGGATGCCGCAGCCATTGCTTACTTCAAGCAGTTTCCCATCGCTAACTCCAATGGAGCCGGCGATGGTTACAACACGGGTGGTTATAACTTTACCTCACCCGCGCCGGTTCATCAGATTACGAATATTGCTCGATTGGACTACACCATCAGCTCACGGCAGTCGCTCTTTGTGCGTGGTAATCTGCAAAGCGATAACCAGGCGACGCCGCTCCAGTTTCCCGGTCTACCCGCTGCTGCGAATATCTTTGGTAATAGCAAAGGCATTGCAGCAGGCCATACCTGGTCCATTAACGACAATATGACCAACAACTTCCGCTATGGCTTTATACGCATGGGGAGCGCCACAAGAGGCACCGGCAGTCTGCCCAACGTTAAGTTCGGTGCTTTCGATAATTTGAATGCTACGACGACCACGACGATCTATGACGTTGTGACCAACAATATCGTAGATGACTTTACATACGTGAAGGGGCGGCACACGATACAGGTTGGTGCGAACTTCCAGATACTCTCGAACGGAGAGTACTTCGACGCTCCGCTGGTAGCGACTGCGAATGTAAGTCCCAATCTTTTGGCGACTGCTGCGATCGCCAATCAAGGAGGGAGCCTTGATCCAGCGGCTTTTGCCTGTGCCGATTGCGGAACAGTATCGGCTGCCTTTTCTAACTTCTACAACAATGCGGTCATCTCGAACGTCGGAGCGATCGAGACGGCTACCTCCGGAACTGAGTTCGAGGTGAAAAATGGTTCTCTGAATCCTTTGGGGGCAGGTGTTATTCCTACCCATACCTTCCGTAATCTTGAACAGGAGTATTACGTTCAGGATCAATGGAAGGCTACGTCGCGATTCACACTAACGGTTGGTCTGCGTTATGTTCATCTCGGCGTTCCGTATGAGAAGAATGGACAGCAGATTGCCCCTACGATCTCGGCCGATACTTTTCTAGCGGATCGTACCGCGGCGGCCGATGCTGGCACCGCATACACTACGCGCATTGCGTTTCGTGCCTCTGGTTCTCCGAATGGTCAGCCCAACTTCTGGACTCCACAGAATCTCAACTTCGCTCCTCGTATTGCGTTTGCCTATGCTACGCCGGATAACAAGACATCGGTCCGCGGAGGCTTCGCTCTCGCCTACGATCACTTTGGCGCAGGTGTTATCGATTCCTATCAGTCAAACCCCCAGTCGCTTCTCTCGCTGTCGCAGACCAATCTTGCTACGTATACGGACATCAACTCGAACCCACGCTTTACCGGCTATCACGATGTTCCGACAGTACCGGGAGCTACGGGATCTCTGACATTACCGTACACGCCCGCAGATAGCCCCTTTACCTTCGATTACAGCATCAACGATCATCAGAAAACTCCATACGCAGAGACCTTCAACCTGACGTTGGAGCATCAGCTTCCTCATAGTCTGGATGTAACGGCATCGTATGTCGGACGCCTGGGGCGTCACCTGTTTGCGAATCTGGATATTGCGCAGCCAACCAATCTTTATGATCCAGCCAGTGGCCAGTCTTACTTTCAGGCGGCTACTGCCTACGATAAGATGGTTGACGCCGGGGTAGGGGCCGCGAATGTGCCGGATACAGGCTATTTTCATAATATCTTCCCCAACTTCAGCTATAACGGCTATAAAGGCGCGCAGGCCTACTATGCTGTCTTCGCCAATAACCGAGGCAACGAAACAAACGTTCTCTTCCAGGCGGATACCGACCCAACCGCTTCACCGGGTGGGCAGTCCTTCCGCTACTTCTTCCCTCAGACCTCTTCTATTTTTGTCCAATCCAGCATTGGGACAAGCAACTACAACGCCCTGCAGCTTTCTGTGCGCCAGGCTCTGAAGTACGGTCTGGAGTATGACGTGAACTACACCTACTCCAAATCAATGGATGAAGGCTCCGATCCGGAGAGAAATGGGACGTCCGGAAGTCCCATCATCAACACCTTTGGCAGACATCAGATGTACGGGGTCTCGGACTTCGATGTTCGCCACAATCTCACCGCCAACTACTCCATACCACTACCTTTCGGCAAAGGAACCCCATTTTTGAACAAGGGTGGTCTACTGGATCGTCTCGTGGGAGGATTTCAATTGAATGGAGTTGTTCACTACAGCACTGGTTTTCCCTTTAGCGCCTTGGCCACAGGCAACTGGGGGACCAATTTTGCGTTCTCCAGCAATATGGTGGAGACCAGTCCGATCCCAACGGGCGGACATCACTATGTTGCAAGTAATCAGACCGAGACAGCACTGAATGGAATTACGTCACAGCAGGCACATGCAAATCTTCGGTTTGCTTATGTGGGAGATAGTGGTCAGCGTAATAACTTCCGTTCTGATGGCTATCTCTCCATCGACGATGGTTTGTCGAAATCCTTCCATACCTTTGGCGAGCAAAGATTGAGGATCTCCGCGGAAATCTTCAATGTGATCAATACAAACCGTTTTGGGATCGTGCAGAATGACGGTACCAGCAGTAACTTCGGCGTATACCAGAACCAGCCTGCAGTCTCGACCGGTGGCCCAGGGTCGCTGCTGCTGCAGCCTCGACAGATGCAATTTTCGGGCAAGTATATCTTTTAG
- a CDS encoding DUF1284 domain-containing protein: protein MLTFVGEGYTPAFVENLAQVIDRIAAGKEEIEIIEGPDDICAGLLSEGDCHCHNASVLIRDQQAAIAVGELLQQPIHAGTLLQPTDDLLGRLRQAFASGTIRQACTGCQWFSICSQVAGDGFNATRLLSGILINRRLPARNRPPQRWVRSGRCLWQG, encoded by the coding sequence ATGCTGACTTTTGTAGGGGAAGGCTATACCCCTGCTTTCGTTGAGAACCTCGCACAGGTGATCGATCGCATTGCAGCGGGTAAAGAGGAGATAGAGATCATTGAAGGGCCTGATGACATCTGCGCAGGACTCCTGTCGGAAGGGGACTGCCACTGTCATAACGCCAGTGTTTTGATCCGGGACCAGCAGGCGGCAATCGCTGTCGGCGAACTGCTGCAACAGCCGATTCACGCGGGAACACTGTTGCAGCCGACAGACGATCTTCTTGGACGCCTGCGCCAGGCCTTTGCCTCTGGAACGATCCGCCAGGCGTGTACCGGCTGTCAGTGGTTCTCTATCTGTAGCCAGGTGGCTGGAGACGGCTTCAACGCGACGCGTCTGCTCAGTGGAATCCTGATCAATCGTCGCCTTCCAGCTCGAAATCGCCCACCTCAGAGGTGGGTGAGGAGCGGACGGTGCCTGTGGCAAGGGTAA